The DNA window TGATTATTTAAAAATTGGTTGCGGGGGCCGGATTTGAACCGACGACCTTTGGGTTATGAGCCCAACGAGCTACCAGACTGCTCCACCCCGCGATGATATAACGTTTCGACAGATATTAATATAACATGCGTCTTTTAAATTAGCAAGCCTTTTTGCCTTTTTTCTTTTTACTAACTGTCATAATGAATATTCTTCTATACTGATACGAAAGGAGTGATCAGATGGGATACTTATTAGATTTACGAAAAATCGTAGGAAACCGACCGTTGATCAGTGTTGGAGCAACCGTACTTGTCATGAACGCACAACACGAACTGTTATTTCAATATCGTTCGGATACACACAGTTGGGGATTACCTGGCGGTTCGATGGAACCCGGTGAGACGCTTGAAGAAGTCGCGATGCGTGAATTACAGGAAGAAACCGGACTTCAAGCTCGCAGTGTTCAACTACTAGATGTCTTTTCTGGTCCTGATTACTTCTTCCGTTACCCGAATGGCGATCAAACATACAGTGTCATCCATCTCTTTCAAGCAAAAGGAGTATCTGGTACATTACAAATGACGGACGGAGAGAGCCTCGACCTCCGTTATTTTC is part of the Exiguobacterium sp. BMC-KP genome and encodes:
- a CDS encoding NUDIX hydrolase; amino-acid sequence: MGYLLDLRKIVGNRPLISVGATVLVMNAQHELLFQYRSDTHSWGLPGGSMEPGETLEEVAMRELQEETGLQARSVQLLDVFSGPDYFFRYPNGDQTYSVIHLFQAKGVSGTLQMTDGESLDLRYFPLDQLPAPLEARAAALLKHVIPRLVDTTS